A segment of the Pedobacter faecalis genome:
TCATCGGGCTTAAAATCAGAAAAATGAAACCCTCTCATACACGGTCAACGGTTTTTTAGGTGATTTAATATGGCTGTTTGTTCGCGAGCGCCCGGTTTGCACGTTTAACGGCCAGTTTTTCTTTCCAGGACATATATTTTTCCCGAAAGTTCGCCTTCATAAAGTCGTCAAACTTACGCTGCAGGGTCAGGTTGTACAAGCTTTTCGCTTTTACCGCCCAGGATTTATCCCATGCACGCAGACTGATCGAAAAGGAACCGTCAAGGTATTTCATCCAGTGCCAGTATCCCGTGGGCATAAACAGCGTATCGCCATGTTCCAGGAAACCCTCCAGGCCTTTAACGCCTTTCAGTGCAGGGAACTTATCGAAGTCAGGTTTCTCCACGTCATAGTCTTCCAGTGCATAAGTTGCGTAAGGGATCTGGTACAAACGTTCCTTCCATTTATAGTCGAACAGAATAATATGTTTGCGGCCGTTAAAATGCGTGTGAAAAATATGCGCCAGGTCGATGTCGTAATGCAGGAAGGTAACAGAACCCTTACCTCCAAAGAACATATTCGGATAGCTGTCGAGGAAGCCGCCCATCAAGTCTTTCGGGGCCCGGTAGTCGTCGAGCAATCCCGGAGCATGCTTAATCGGGTCAAACAGAAATATCCTTAAATCAGTCGGCGTATTGCGGATCAGTTCAATATAGTCGGCAAACTTCATCTCAGCTGCCGAAGCATTGATCGGTTTGGAAGGGTCGGCTTTGGAGCTGTCGTACAAGGGCACGGTCTGATCGCCCACCACCGATTTCATATAATCCAGCGTCCATTTTTCATAAGCAGGCCATGACTTGCTCATGTTTTTAATGATGACCGGCTTTCTCGGATTCAGGTAGTTCTTTTCGAAATCGGCCTTCGAAATATCATCAACGATATCTATTGGAGATAAATCAAACTGCATGTTAAGACAATGTTAATAGACAAAGCTATATAAAAAACGGGTGGATGTATTGCAGCCCGGCAAAATTTAAAAATAACTGACAATTAATCTTTTCGCAATTACACGCGTCTAACTTAGGCAACGCAACAAGTATTTATGAAAGTCCAGGTAAAAGTTTTCGGTACGTTTCTCCTTCTGGTCGTGGCTGCCTTAGTGTGCTCATCCTTCACTAAGCCGGAACCGGCTAAGATCTTTTTTCCTTACAAGCGTTCGGGGCTTAACGAGCAGCAGGCTGCGGCACACCTGCTCAGCAGGTTTACCTATGGTGCCCGGCCCGGCGACGTAGATGCCCTGCTTGCTGTCGGACTTGAAAAGTGGTTCATGCAACAACTTGAAGGCGGCCTTCCCGATGATTCCCTCAATTTAAAGCTGCAGCGTTATCCCAACATCAATTTGAGCAACCAGGAAGTGGGCGATAAATTTCCGCGCAATGCAAAACTTGTCCGGATGGCGATACGTGACGGGGCTGTACATAAGGATTCGGTGAATAAGGGCGACCGAACCGAGTACCGGCGAATGCTGCAGGAGTACCGGGATAAGCACGGACTGGGAACGGAGCAGGAATTGTTCCGCGAGTTCATTAGCCAGAAAGTATTGCGCGCCAGCTATAGCAATAACCAGTTAAGAGAAATGCTTACCGACTTTTGGTTCAATCATTTCAACGTATCGCTCACTAAAGGTCAGTGCGCCGCCTACGTTCCCGCATTTGAGCGCGATGTGATCCGGCCAAATGTCACAGGCAAGTTCAGCGACCTGCTTCTGGCTACCGCCAAATCGCCCGCCATGCTGCTTTATCTTGATAATGCCACGAGTTCGGGCACAAAAGCTAAGGGTGCGCGCAAAGGTGGATTGAACGAGAACTATGCGCGCGAAGTGATGGAACTGCATACACTTGGCGTAGACGGCGGATATACGCAGAACGACGTTACCGAAACGGCACGCGTGCTCACCGGCTGGGGCGTTTCGCCAGAAGACGAATTCCGTTTTGCCGCGGCCCGGCACGATCAGGCCGAGAAGACCGTTTTAGGTAAGACCTTTGCCGCAGGGGGCGGTTATGAGGAAGGCGTGCAGTTGTTACAAATGCTGGCCAGTCAACCGGCTACTGCTAAGTTCATTTCCCATAAGATCGCGGTGCGCTTTGTTAAAGATGATCCGGATAGGAAGCTGGTCGATAAAATGGCGAAGACCTTTATGCAAAGCGGCGGTGATATCCGTCAGGTACTTATCACCATGGTAAGCGACCCCGGCTTCTGGAGCAAGGATGCGCTGCGCGAGAAGACCAAGTCGCCCTTCGAATACGCCATCAGTGCGGTAAGAACCCTTGATGCAAAAATAGAGCAGCCCTATCAGATTTATAATTGGGTAAACAGGATGGGGCAGAAGATATATTATTACCAGGCCCCTACAGGCTTTCCCGATAAGGCACAATACTGGATCAGCACAGGTGCACTGCTCAGCCGCATGAACTTTGCGCTGGCACTCACTGGCGAGCGTATCCCAGGAGTGAAGGTCAACCTCCTTGCAGCCAGCCCTTCAAAAAATGCGCGTGAGGTCGGCGTGCATATCGGTTCACCGGAGTTTCAACGCAAATAGTCAAGACATGATTTCAAGGAGAGGATTTATTAAAGGAGGTGGATTAGCCCTGTTCGGCATCAGCATCGGTGGGATACCCGGCTTTTTGGCCGAGGCCGTAGCCGGCGTGCAGGCGCCCGGATTGTTTAAGAGACGCAAGATCATGGTCTGCATTTTCCAGCGCGGCGCTATGGACGGACTTATGGCGCTTACGCCATTCAACGATCAGCATCTGAAAGCCGCCAGGCCCGGACTGTTCATGACGCCGGCAAAAGGCAGTGGCAAGTCGCTCATCGATTTGGATGGAACCTTCGGACTTCATCCCTCAATGTCGGTCTTCGAACCGCTGTTTCGCGAGAAGCGCATGGCCATGGTGCACGGCATCGGATCGCCCAATACCACACGCTCGCATTTTGATGCGCAGGATTATATGGAGTCGGGCACGCCCTTTAAAAAGGGCACATCTTCCGGCTGGCTAAACCGCGCCATCGGGCTACTCGGTCACGAGCATGCGACCCCTTTTCAGGGTGTAAGCCTGACTTCGTCGCTGCCCCGGGCCATGTATGGCGAAAAGGCTGCACTGGCCATCAGCAACCTGCAGGATTTTAAGATACAGATGCGCGGCAAACCGGCGGAGGTAAACACCACGGCAAAAAGCTTTGAGGATCTGTACGACCGCAGCACCGGTCTGCTCAAAACCACCGGAAAGGACAGCTTCGATGCCATGAAAGTTCTGCAGAAAGCCGACGTTAGAAATTATAAGCCTGCCAATAATGCTGTTTACCCAGCATCCGCATTAGGCAATTCCCTCAAGCAGATTGCCCAGCTCATTAAGCTGGATGTAGGTCTTGAAGTCGCCTTCGCAGAATCGGGCGGCTGGGACACGCACTTTAACCAGGGTAAAGACACGGGTATTTTTGCCCGGAACGTGGGCGATCTCAGTGAAAGCATTGCGGCTTTTTGGGCCGACTTAGGCACGTATCAGGACGACGTGACGGTAATGACGATGACCGAGTTTGGCCGTACCGTACACCAGAACGGAACAGGCGGAACAGATCATGGTCGCGCTTCCTGTAATTTTATACTGGGCAACAGCGTAAACGGTGGTAAAGTTCATGGATCGGTAGCTCCTCTTGCCAAAGAAAATCTGGAAGATGGAAGAGACCTTGCGGTAACCACCGATTTCCGCAGCGTATTCAGCGAGGTGGCCGACCGCCATTTGGGAATTAACAACGACAAGGTGCTGTTTCCAGACTGGAAGGGCAGCCACGTCGGCGTGATGAAAGCCTAGCAGTGATCTTCAGGCGATAAAAAGAAACCCGAAGCAATATGATCGGCAAAGAGCTTGCCCTCCGCGGAGAGCCTCAAGACTTCGTTGTCCTGCATCAACCAGCCTTTTCGCAGAAACTTTTCTGAAGTCCGTAGCGTATCCTGGTAAAACTGATCCCCGAACGCGGTGTTAACATGTGACAAATCTGTACCCCACATGGTACGAAGCGAGGTCATCATATATTCATTAAACTGATCGTATATGCTCAACTGCTCAATGGTTTCCGGTAGGTTACCCGCGTTAATTGCCTTCATGTACAACGCATTGTTGGCTATGTTCAAATAGCGCGTTTTTCCATCAAAGCCATGCGCTGAGGGACCGATACCCAGGTAAGGCACGCCCCGCCAGTAATTCGTATTGTGTACGGCATACCTGCCAGGCCTCGCAAAGTTCGATATCTCGTACTGTTGCAGACCCGCTTCCCCAAGCTTTTCAATCACGGTAAGAAACTGCGAAGCACTCTGCTCATCGCTTACAGGCACGGTAGCACCTTTTTCGATCGCCTTAGCCAGCGCAGTGCGCGGCTCCACGGTTAAGGAATAAGCCGAAACATGCGGAATTTCCAGCTCCCGAAGTTTAGCGATATTATGCAGCAGCTTGGCGTCGGTAAGCAGGGGATAGCCATAAATCAGGTCGGCGTTCAGGTTCTCAAAACCCGCATCCTGACTCCGCTTGATGCAGTCCTCCGCCTCCATGGCATTATGCGCACGGTTCATCCAGATCAGATCTTCCTCAAAAAAGGACTGAATACCAATGCTGAAGCGGTTGACCGGCAACTGCCTCAGTCCTGCGATCTTCTGCGCGTCCAGGTCATCCGGATTAGCCTCCAGTGTAACCTCCGCATCTGCTGCCACGTTATAGTTGACCAGAATCACATCAAAGATCCTTTGCAGTTGCTTAAGCGGCAACACCGAAGGTGTACCTCCGCCAAAATATATCGTGCCCACCTCTCCCGCAACCCGATCCTTTTTAATCAGCAGTTCCTTACAGATTGCATCGGTCATGTCATCCGCGTACTTCAGCGAAGTGCTGAAATGAAAATCACAGTAGGTACAGGCCTTTTTACAAAAAGGGATATGAATATAGATTCCGGGCATATCGCAACAAATTTCGCGATTTTTTGTCGCATACTCAGTATCGCGAAAACCTCGGGCTTCAAATCCATCAGTTTTCTTCAGTTTTAACGATAAGATTGTATATTGGTAAAGTTAACTTGTTAAGTCTCAGCCAACCATCATGACGCTTACCATTGTATTACTAATCGCCGCTTTCGTGCTCTTCTTTCTAGGGCGCAGACCTGTGAAGAACTATACCTCGCTGGTGTCTGTTCCTAAGGCTGATATCCTTATGCAGCTATACGATCTGAGATGTGAAACCTTTATTTCGGGTGTTCAGCGACCAGACCTTAATTTTAAAAAATGCGATCTGGTTATAACTCATTCCGCTGTGCTCGTGTTTGGCTATTCAGGGTTGATGAAGCATAAGCTGTACGTTAAACCCCTTATTTTTCATAAGGCAGAAGCTGTACCACCATACCATTCTGGTTTGCATATTGTTCCCAAGAAAATTAACCCGCACTCTATCGGGAACACCGTCTATATCATGTTTGAAGTCGCCGGCTTTATGACTGCAACGATCGACTTACGCATTTTCGATGTTCCCGAAGAGGCACGTGAAAGGATGAGCTTTCTTGAGGTTCCAGGCTAGCACACAAATCTTGGAGTTGCTACAGAGAAGTAGTAAATTAGTTAGAGACAAACCCCGAGGCTATGAAACTTAAAACCTGTTTTTTGTTATGGATGCTTTGGGCAACCGTTGCCGTCGCCCAAGTCCTTCCAACTTATCATCTCAATATAGGCGACCCTGCACCTGCAATTAAGGTTAAGCATTGGATAAAGGGCACTCCTGTTACCGCCTTTGAAAAGGAGAAGATTTATGTAATCGATTTTTGGGCCACCTGGTGCGTACCCTGTAAGATTACCATGCCCCACACGTCAAAACTGGCGGAGAAGTATAAAGACAAGGCGACGTTTCTGGCTATTGACGTCTACGAAAAGGAGGATGTCCCCATCGCAGACATAAAGAAGCTCGTAGACACGATGGGTGATAAAATGAACTTCCATGTGGGTATAGAAGAGGGCAAGTTTATGTCGAAAAACTGGCTGGATACCTCGGGAACCTATGGAATACCGACGATCTTTATCGTGAACGATGGCAGGCTAGACTGGATTGGTCACCCTAAATACCTGGACAGTGTGCTTACCAAAATTTTAAACAAAACATGGAGCCCTGAACTTGCAAGGATTAAGCTGACCGACCAACGATATCTGCGGCAACTGAATTCCGTAGCCATAGCCGAATTTCTTAGAAGAACCGACCGTATGGTGGTCGATATCCCTGGTAACACCTATAAGCGGGTCAGGACAACTCCCGATTCCATATTGATGATCCTGGATGAGATGGTGAAACATATCCCGACGCTGAAATATTATGGGAATTTTGCCTCATTCAGGTTTTCGGCATTATTAGAGACCGATCAGCGAAGGGCCATCGACTTTGCCCGTGAAGTTTTAGCTTATGAACAGGAAGATCCTTCATATTTGATATTTACAGCAAGTATTGAAGAAGAGTTTGATAAGCTGGATATGCAGGAAGATATTTACAGATTTGGCGCTGCATGTTACCAAGCATGGATAGATGAGAATCCGTATCCCGAATATGGAAACGTGCCTGTTAAGTACAAGAAAATGGCCCTAATGTACCGGCGAGCAGGCGATATTGAGAAAGCAGAAGAGGCTGACCGGAAGGCCGCGGGTGAGCTGCTGTGACAGGCTTACGAAAACACTTGAGCCGCAGGGTAAGAGTTCATATCAAATAAAAACCTGTACAAAGGGAATTTCGTGTCTGGACCACAGCCATCTTCCGAGTATGGTACACCACTCACTTGGGTATTGAATAACAGGTAATGATCAACAAAAATGTAATCAGGGAAGCAGGATAAAATGATGTTATCCAGCTTTTCGATAACATCCAAAGCTTCCCGATTTGTCTGGCTCAGGCGAGATACGGCTACGGTTCTTGCCGGATGGCCGTAATGAACAATATCCCGATACTTGATGTGCTCCTCAACGAAAAAAGTATAGCAATTGGTCAGAAGTGAAATGTTGAACGTAAGCATTACTGTGCGCTCATTACGCTCCGATTTTGTGTCAGACAAAACAATAGACCCCGTGTAACTGGGAAACTGACGAGAAAAAAATTATAGACATGCATACCGGCGAAGCTGTCGTTCAGTTGATCGCTAAGCCTGTTCACATGCTCAGGGAGCGTGTTATTCATCAGCAGAGTTATTTTGTCGCCGACGATATTCTTCACTTTCTGGAAACCTTCAAATTGCTCATTCATTATCTGAAAGCCCACCGGGTAATATTCCTGAACGGCACGAATCAGTCCAGTGAGTGGCGAAGGGCTGTCAGGCTCAATGTGTAAATGAGGGATCATAGATCAAATGATTTGACAAAATTTATTTGAATTCCTTTATTACTTTCGAAAATGAAGTCTTTCATACTCTGAGAAGTATATTTTTCGAAGTCACCGACAATAACCAGCCGCATTTTATAGTTCACAAACTTCTGTAATATCTCGCCAGCCAGACCTGTCTTCAAGTCAAAAAATTCCGGAGCGATGTTTTTTTCTGAAACCACAATACGGTCGTATCCCTGATAATACAAATCTACGAGGAGTTGAAGCGTGTCTTCTGGGTTATTAATCAGAATATCGCTGCTTACAAGTTCGGCAGTGTTGATGTTGTCTGTGTTGTGAGCGATAATTTGCATATGGCTAATATATTGAATTTTTGGAAGTGGCAGGGCAGCAACAATTGCGAGATTTTAGATAGATGAATCCGATGCAAATTTATTAAGTTTGATAAGTGACCTCAAACGCAATTAATGCTGCTCCATGAAACTGAAATTTAACTTTGTCCTTCTCTTAATATGCTTTGCATCTAATATTGCTTTGGCAGCAGATTTTATTTTGGAAGGTAAAGTCCAAAACCTGGGCGGCAAGACGTTCACAATTAATAGAATAGGCGCCTACACCAATGTTATTGAAACAGTGTCTACAGATACTGGCGGTGCCTTTTATTACCAGTCTAAGCTTTTGGGTAACGAAGCATTGACGATGGTTCTGGCAGATAAAATTTACCAGTTATATATCGAACCTGGTGATCATATCATATTTAATTACGACGCATCCTCTCAAAAACTGATTTCCCTCACTGGAATTACGCCCGAAATTTCCAAAAGATACAGGTTTGATTTCACCTACAACGGTGAGATGATATACGATGTTGCTATGTTAGCTAAAGCCGTTGACGAAAAGCAGATTTCACAAGATTCTGCATATGGAGCTTTTCAAAAAAACCTAGACAGACACGCAAAGAGAATTGACGAATCGCAGGGAGTGCTAGGTCCCAACGCGTTCAAATACTATGCTGACCTGTATTTTAGTCACCTGCTTTATATGAAGGCTACTGAGGTTAAGGATTATCAGAAGCTACGTTTCTCCAAAGTCACCAAATCGAATTTACTGTCAGAATCTGAGGATCCTATGGGAATAGTCTCCAGGAAATTAGTTGAAAACTCTGACTTTTACCGCACATACTTGAGGCACAGATTCTTTATCCGAGATTCAACGGACGACGCTCTGTATGGGAAGTATGGCGACGCAAAGAAAGCCGCTCCCTGGATAGACTATCGGAAATCCAGTAAAATAGCAGACGAGTTTATCCGGGACTGGTATCTAACATCAATTAGCATAGATGCTTTTAGAAATTACGACTTCACAGAAGCTCAAAACGTTTTGGAGAAGTCGCTTGCCGATATAAAAGATCCGCAATTTAAACGCTTATTGAGTGGTTTCAGAGATCAGGTAATCTCGACGCTTGACAATAAAATCCCGAAAGTGAAACTGATAAGTATCGACGGAAAGGAGTACGGCTTCGATTCGTTCGAGGGGAAAGTAATTTATGTCACTTTTTGGGCTACCAGCTGTGCACCATGCCTAAAAGAATTTGAGCTGCACCGTCCGGCGTTCAATGCCTGGTTCGCGAACGAGTCAGACCTTGCCGTTGTAAATGTCTGTCTGGATGCAGATATTTCAACATGGCGTAAGCTTATTGATAAGTATGGCATCAGTGGCGTAAATGTTCGGGGAACCTATGAAGAAATTTCTCCTAAGTTTCAAGTGCATTCCATCCCGCGGTACATGATTGTTGACAAAAAAGGCAAGATACGAGAATATTCTGCGGCGTCTTCAAAAGACTTGCTCAAAGATAACGGCATAATCGAGCAGTTGTTACGAGAGTAGTGCTGATGGCTGTAAAAATTAAGTTAACTATGAAAAATTTATTTTGCTACCTAATTGTTCTGTTGTCAATTCAATTACCTGCACAACAAAAATCTTTTGGAACTCAGGTGTCTTCTGTGTATGCAAACGTTGATAAGTTGGAGTTAACTATAAAAGGAGGAGGGCTTAGCGATCATTACACTAAATTTGAGATTTCAAATAAAAGAGGCAAGTGGTATGCAACCAAGCAAATAGTTAGGAATGCCTCGGCTAATATTGTCACTGAGCCAGGCTCTCGTGAAATACCCGCCGATAGCGTAAAACGTATGATTCATCATATTCTCAATTCAAAAGAGGATATAGACATTAAATTATTCAATTTACAGCGCGACAGTTTAATCAAATACTTTAATCTGTCGGCATTTGCAACTAGTCAGAACGCCCGAGAGAAATTTATCAGCCGCATAGATAATCCTGTTATTTTGAAAAGTGCATTGACCGCTGTTTTTACTCAACGCTTCATGGATGACAATCACACATATTCAATATCGGTGAGTTTCTCAAACGGCCAAAATCTCCAAATAATGTCAACGTCATCCGACAATCCCTTTAATTTGCCGTGGATCAATGACGGTAAAAGCCTCTACAATCCAAATATCATACTTAGCTTCGACTACTTGGCTGGACAGGAGGCATTCAAGCGACGTAAATCTTGGCTTTACAGAGCCCTTGTCCGGCAGTTATCCAGACTAGCAGTCTTGGATATCAATCAATAAAAAACAAAGTAATTCCAATATCGGAAATAGTAGACAAGATGCTACCGGGTGTCCACCAAATCCGGGATTAATCTGGGTTTTGTTCGGGAATAGTCCACAAAAGGTACCGTTTTTGCGAACAAACCCCGGACTATTCCCGAAGAAATGTTGGACCAGGTCATACCAAGATAAGGCACACTAATCCTGGTTACCTGACATTCTTGAGTGTTACAAATCGCCTTCTTCCAGTTGAAAAACTTCTTCTACCGCCACCCCAAACACCGCAGCTATCTTTAAAGCAAGTACTGTAGACGG
Coding sequences within it:
- a CDS encoding DUF1501 domain-containing protein is translated as MISRRGFIKGGGLALFGISIGGIPGFLAEAVAGVQAPGLFKRRKIMVCIFQRGAMDGLMALTPFNDQHLKAARPGLFMTPAKGSGKSLIDLDGTFGLHPSMSVFEPLFREKRMAMVHGIGSPNTTRSHFDAQDYMESGTPFKKGTSSGWLNRAIGLLGHEHATPFQGVSLTSSLPRAMYGEKAALAISNLQDFKIQMRGKPAEVNTTAKSFEDLYDRSTGLLKTTGKDSFDAMKVLQKADVRNYKPANNAVYPASALGNSLKQIAQLIKLDVGLEVAFAESGGWDTHFNQGKDTGIFARNVGDLSESIAAFWADLGTYQDDVTVMTMTEFGRTVHQNGTGGTDHGRASCNFILGNSVNGGKVHGSVAPLAKENLEDGRDLAVTTDFRSVFSEVADRHLGINNDKVLFPDWKGSHVGVMKA
- a CDS encoding TlpA family protein disulfide reductase, which translates into the protein MKLKFNFVLLLICFASNIALAADFILEGKVQNLGGKTFTINRIGAYTNVIETVSTDTGGAFYYQSKLLGNEALTMVLADKIYQLYIEPGDHIIFNYDASSQKLISLTGITPEISKRYRFDFTYNGEMIYDVAMLAKAVDEKQISQDSAYGAFQKNLDRHAKRIDESQGVLGPNAFKYYADLYFSHLLYMKATEVKDYQKLRFSKVTKSNLLSESEDPMGIVSRKLVENSDFYRTYLRHRFFIRDSTDDALYGKYGDAKKAAPWIDYRKSSKIADEFIRDWYLTSISIDAFRNYDFTEAQNVLEKSLADIKDPQFKRLLSGFRDQVISTLDNKIPKVKLISIDGKEYGFDSFEGKVIYVTFWATSCAPCLKEFELHRPAFNAWFANESDLAVVNVCLDADISTWRKLIDKYGISGVNVRGTYEEISPKFQVHSIPRYMIVDKKGKIREYSAASSKDLLKDNGIIEQLLRE
- a CDS encoding cupin-like domain-containing protein; translation: MQFDLSPIDIVDDISKADFEKNYLNPRKPVIIKNMSKSWPAYEKWTLDYMKSVVGDQTVPLYDSSKADPSKPINASAAEMKFADYIELIRNTPTDLRIFLFDPIKHAPGLLDDYRAPKDLMGGFLDSYPNMFFGGKGSVTFLHYDIDLAHIFHTHFNGRKHIILFDYKWKERLYQIPYATYALEDYDVEKPDFDKFPALKGVKGLEGFLEHGDTLFMPTGYWHWMKYLDGSFSISLRAWDKSWAVKAKSLYNLTLQRKFDDFMKANFREKYMSWKEKLAVKRANRALANKQPY
- a CDS encoding DUF1800 domain-containing protein, with the protein product MKVQVKVFGTFLLLVVAALVCSSFTKPEPAKIFFPYKRSGLNEQQAAAHLLSRFTYGARPGDVDALLAVGLEKWFMQQLEGGLPDDSLNLKLQRYPNINLSNQEVGDKFPRNAKLVRMAIRDGAVHKDSVNKGDRTEYRRMLQEYRDKHGLGTEQELFREFISQKVLRASYSNNQLREMLTDFWFNHFNVSLTKGQCAAYVPAFERDVIRPNVTGKFSDLLLATAKSPAMLLYLDNATSSGTKAKGARKGGLNENYAREVMELHTLGVDGGYTQNDVTETARVLTGWGVSPEDEFRFAAARHDQAEKTVLGKTFAAGGGYEEGVQLLQMLASQPATAKFISHKIAVRFVKDDPDRKLVDKMAKTFMQSGGDIRQVLITMVSDPGFWSKDALREKTKSPFEYAISAVRTLDAKIEQPYQIYNWVNRMGQKIYYYQAPTGFPDKAQYWISTGALLSRMNFALALTGERIPGVKVNLLAASPSKNAREVGVHIGSPEFQRK
- the hemW gene encoding radical SAM family heme chaperone HemW, which codes for MPGIYIHIPFCKKACTYCDFHFSTSLKYADDMTDAICKELLIKKDRVAGEVGTIYFGGGTPSVLPLKQLQRIFDVILVNYNVAADAEVTLEANPDDLDAQKIAGLRQLPVNRFSIGIQSFFEEDLIWMNRAHNAMEAEDCIKRSQDAGFENLNADLIYGYPLLTDAKLLHNIAKLRELEIPHVSAYSLTVEPRTALAKAIEKGATVPVSDEQSASQFLTVIEKLGEAGLQQYEISNFARPGRYAVHNTNYWRGVPYLGIGPSAHGFDGKTRYLNIANNALYMKAINAGNLPETIEQLSIYDQFNEYMMTSLRTMWGTDLSHVNTAFGDQFYQDTLRTSEKFLRKGWLMQDNEVLRLSAEGKLFADHIASGFFLSPEDHC
- a CDS encoding TlpA family protein disulfide reductase; the protein is MKLKTCFLLWMLWATVAVAQVLPTYHLNIGDPAPAIKVKHWIKGTPVTAFEKEKIYVIDFWATWCVPCKITMPHTSKLAEKYKDKATFLAIDVYEKEDVPIADIKKLVDTMGDKMNFHVGIEEGKFMSKNWLDTSGTYGIPTIFIVNDGRLDWIGHPKYLDSVLTKILNKTWSPELARIKLTDQRYLRQLNSVAIAEFLRRTDRMVVDIPGNTYKRVRTTPDSILMILDEMVKHIPTLKYYGNFASFRFSALLETDQRRAIDFAREVLAYEQEDPSYLIFTASIEEEFDKLDMQEDIYRFGAACYQAWIDENPYPEYGNVPVKYKKMALMYRRAGDIEKAEEADRKAAGELL
- a CDS encoding DUF4180 domain-containing protein — protein: MQIIAHNTDNINTAELVSSDILINNPEDTLQLLVDLYYQGYDRIVVSEKNIAPEFFDLKTGLAGEILQKFVNYKMRLVIVGDFEKYTSQSMKDFIFESNKGIQINFVKSFDL